A single genomic interval of Bos javanicus breed banteng chromosome 26, ARS-OSU_banteng_1.0, whole genome shotgun sequence harbors:
- the ENO4 gene encoding enolase 4 isoform X3 encodes MTVIHSCFSSSSLAYNTSTLGPVLKANCFSKLAKPPTICKVVGKNVLDGLGLPTLQVEIFCTIQNFPKNICSVVIATHFEAHENASPELVEAEEVERLDAVSTAVQWVNETLTEELQGLVPSSQAEVDQVLRTFFENKVQEDKERKELEKNLEDSTALSPQPPPPPPPPPPPSKKKGQKQGRMETSAEKPIIPAEPPEPVLCGSMAIGAVSLAVAKASAVLDNNPLYLNIALLKHHQEQPEKLTIPLLMVSLVSCGKSSPGKLNLMKEVICIPHPGLTAKQGVEMLLEIQKHINKAIEMSPPPKPETKKSHDGGKRGQQQITGKMSHLGCLTINYDTIEQPLLLIQGICANLGLELGTNLHLAINCAAHELMDYSKGKYEVMMGTYKNAAEMVDLYVDLINKFPSIIALIDPFRKEDSEQWDSIYNALGSRCYIIAGTASKSISKLLEEGNISILKCSGLIIKHINQTTMSDLVEITNLIDGKKLIAVFGSTEGESSDDSLVDLAVGLGVRFIKLGGLSRGERVTKYNRLFTIEEELGQNGTLGFNEEHTFFSWNEEAEEAGELHEVPEPIFPTEVAEDLAKL; translated from the exons gcAAACTGCTTTTCTAAACTTGCAAAACCTCCCACCATATGCAAAGTTGTGGGGAAAAATGTGCTGGATGGACTTGGGCTTCCAACCCTCCAAGTGGAAATATTCTGCACCATTCAAAATTTTCCCAAG AACATATGTTCTGTGGTGATCGCAACTCACTTTGAAGCCCATGAGAACGCTTCACCTGAGCTAGTTGAAGCCGAGGAAGTGGAAAGGTTGGATGCTGTCAGCACCGCAGTGCAGTGGGTCAACGAAACTCTCACTGAGGAGCTCCAGGGCCTAGTGCCCTCCAGCCAGGCTGAGGTGGATCAGGTGCTCAG gacattctttgaaaataaagtacaagaagataaggagagaaaagaattggaaaagaaCCTAGAAGACTCAACAGCGCTTTCACCccagccgccgccgccaccacctcctcctccacctccatccAAGAAAAAAGGACAAAAGCAAG gaagGATGGAGACTTCTGCAGAAAAACCAATCATACCTGCAGAACCCCCTGAGCCTGTCCTCTGTGGCAGCATGGCCATAGGGGCTGTGTCACTGGCTGTTGCCAAAGCCAGTGCTGTGCTGGACAATAATCCTCTCTACCTGAACATTGCATTACTGAAGCACCACCAG GAACAGCCAGAAAAGCTAACTATACCTCTTCTGATGGTGTCGCTGGTCAGCTGTGGGAAgtcatcacctgggaagctgaatTTGATGAAAGAAGTGATCTGTATACCCCATCCTGGATTAACAGCTAAACAA GGTGTAGAGATGCTTCTGGAAATTCAGAAACACATCAACAAAGCAATTGAAATG TCCCCTCCTCCAAAGCCAGAGACAAAAAAAAGTCACGATGGAGGCAAAAGAGGCCAA CAGCAGATCACCGGCAAGATGTCCCATCTTGGCTGTTTAACCATTAATTACGACACTATAGAGCAGCCACTGCTCCTCATACAAGGAATCTGTGCGAACCTGGGGCTAGAATTGGGAACGAACCTGCATCTAGCCATCAACTGTGCCGCACATGAGCTGATGGACTAC AGTAAAGGAAAGTATGAAGTGATGATGGGGACCTACAAAAATGCAGCTGAGATGGTTGACCTGTATGTGGATCTGATCAACAAGTTCCCTTCAATTATTGCCTTAATTGATCCTTTCAGGAAGGAG GACTCTGAACAGTGGGACAGCATCTATAATGCTCTTGGTTCCAGGTGTTACATAATTGCAGGCACCGCGTCCAAAAGCATCTCTAAACTGCTAGAGGAGGGCAACATCAGCATCCTCAAATGCAGCGGGCTGATCATAAAACACATAAACCAAACTACGATGTCGGACTTGGTGGAAATAACCAATCTCATTGACG GTAAGAAGCTCATCGCTGTCTTTGGAAGCACAGAAGGAGAATCATCTGATGACAGCCTTGTCGATTTG GCTGTTGGACTTGGTGTCCGGTTTATCAAGTTGGGAGGTCTTTCTCGTGGCGAACGGGTGACCAAGTACAATCGCCTCTTTACTATAGAGGAAGAACTTGGCCAGAATGGAACACTGG GCTTCAATGAAGAACACACATTTTTCTCCTGGAATGAGGAAGCTGAAGAGGCTGGTGAGCTGCACGAGGTCCCTGAGCCCATCTTCCCCACAGAAGTTGCGGAGGATCTCGCCAAACTTTGA
- the ENO4 gene encoding enolase 4 isoform X1: protein MGEEGGGRSCGSTRELQKLKQQAMEYYRENDVPRRLEELLNSTFYLQPADVYGHLANCFSKLAKPPTICKVVGKNVLDGLGLPTLQVEIFCTIQNFPKNICSVVIATHFEAHENASPELVEAEEVERLDAVSTAVQWVNETLTEELQGLVPSSQAEVDQVLRTFFENKVQEDKERKELEKNLEDSTALSPQPPPPPPPPPPPSKKKGQKQGRMETSAEKPIIPAEPPEPVLCGSMAIGAVSLAVAKASAVLDNNPLYLNIALLKHHQEQPEKLTIPLLMVSLVSCGKSSPGKLNLMKEVICIPHPGLTAKQGVEMLLEIQKHINKAIEMSPPPKPETKKSHDGGKRGQQQITGKMSHLGCLTINYDTIEQPLLLIQGICANLGLELGTNLHLAINCAAHELMDYSKGKYEVMMGTYKNAAEMVDLYVDLINKFPSIIALIDPFRKEDSEQWDSIYNALGSRCYIIAGTASKSISKLLEEGNISILKCSGLIIKHINQTTMSDLVEITNLIDGKKLIAVFGSTEGESSDDSLVDLAVGLGVRFIKLGGLSRGERVTKYNRLFTIEEELGQNGTLGFNEEHTFFSWNEEAEEAGELHEVPEPIFPTEVAEDLAKL, encoded by the exons gcAAACTGCTTTTCTAAACTTGCAAAACCTCCCACCATATGCAAAGTTGTGGGGAAAAATGTGCTGGATGGACTTGGGCTTCCAACCCTCCAAGTGGAAATATTCTGCACCATTCAAAATTTTCCCAAG AACATATGTTCTGTGGTGATCGCAACTCACTTTGAAGCCCATGAGAACGCTTCACCTGAGCTAGTTGAAGCCGAGGAAGTGGAAAGGTTGGATGCTGTCAGCACCGCAGTGCAGTGGGTCAACGAAACTCTCACTGAGGAGCTCCAGGGCCTAGTGCCCTCCAGCCAGGCTGAGGTGGATCAGGTGCTCAG gacattctttgaaaataaagtacaagaagataaggagagaaaagaattggaaaagaaCCTAGAAGACTCAACAGCGCTTTCACCccagccgccgccgccaccacctcctcctccacctccatccAAGAAAAAAGGACAAAAGCAAG gaagGATGGAGACTTCTGCAGAAAAACCAATCATACCTGCAGAACCCCCTGAGCCTGTCCTCTGTGGCAGCATGGCCATAGGGGCTGTGTCACTGGCTGTTGCCAAAGCCAGTGCTGTGCTGGACAATAATCCTCTCTACCTGAACATTGCATTACTGAAGCACCACCAG GAACAGCCAGAAAAGCTAACTATACCTCTTCTGATGGTGTCGCTGGTCAGCTGTGGGAAgtcatcacctgggaagctgaatTTGATGAAAGAAGTGATCTGTATACCCCATCCTGGATTAACAGCTAAACAA GGTGTAGAGATGCTTCTGGAAATTCAGAAACACATCAACAAAGCAATTGAAATG TCCCCTCCTCCAAAGCCAGAGACAAAAAAAAGTCACGATGGAGGCAAAAGAGGCCAA CAGCAGATCACCGGCAAGATGTCCCATCTTGGCTGTTTAACCATTAATTACGACACTATAGAGCAGCCACTGCTCCTCATACAAGGAATCTGTGCGAACCTGGGGCTAGAATTGGGAACGAACCTGCATCTAGCCATCAACTGTGCCGCACATGAGCTGATGGACTAC AGTAAAGGAAAGTATGAAGTGATGATGGGGACCTACAAAAATGCAGCTGAGATGGTTGACCTGTATGTGGATCTGATCAACAAGTTCCCTTCAATTATTGCCTTAATTGATCCTTTCAGGAAGGAG GACTCTGAACAGTGGGACAGCATCTATAATGCTCTTGGTTCCAGGTGTTACATAATTGCAGGCACCGCGTCCAAAAGCATCTCTAAACTGCTAGAGGAGGGCAACATCAGCATCCTCAAATGCAGCGGGCTGATCATAAAACACATAAACCAAACTACGATGTCGGACTTGGTGGAAATAACCAATCTCATTGACG GTAAGAAGCTCATCGCTGTCTTTGGAAGCACAGAAGGAGAATCATCTGATGACAGCCTTGTCGATTTG GCTGTTGGACTTGGTGTCCGGTTTATCAAGTTGGGAGGTCTTTCTCGTGGCGAACGGGTGACCAAGTACAATCGCCTCTTTACTATAGAGGAAGAACTTGGCCAGAATGGAACACTGG GCTTCAATGAAGAACACACATTTTTCTCCTGGAATGAGGAAGCTGAAGAGGCTGGTGAGCTGCACGAGGTCCCTGAGCCCATCTTCCCCACAGAAGTTGCGGAGGATCTCGCCAAACTTTGA
- the ENO4 gene encoding enolase 4 isoform X2, which produces MGEEGGGRSCGSTRELQKLKQQAMEYYRENDVPRRLEELLNSTFYLQPADVYGHLANCFSKLAKPPTICKVVGKNVLDGLGLPTLQVEIFCTIQNFPKNICSVVIATHFEAHENASPELVEAEEVERLDAVSTAVQWVNETLTEELQGLVPSSQAEVDQVLRTFFENKVQEDKERKELEKNLEDSTALSPQPPPPPPPPPPPSKKKGQKQGRMETSAEKPIIPAEPPEPVLCGSMAIGAVSLAVAKASAVLDNNPLYLNIALLKHHQEQPEKLTIPLLMVSLVSCGKSSPGKLNLMKEVICIPHPGLTAKQSPPPKPETKKSHDGGKRGQQQITGKMSHLGCLTINYDTIEQPLLLIQGICANLGLELGTNLHLAINCAAHELMDYSKGKYEVMMGTYKNAAEMVDLYVDLINKFPSIIALIDPFRKEDSEQWDSIYNALGSRCYIIAGTASKSISKLLEEGNISILKCSGLIIKHINQTTMSDLVEITNLIDGKKLIAVFGSTEGESSDDSLVDLAVGLGVRFIKLGGLSRGERVTKYNRLFTIEEELGQNGTLGFNEEHTFFSWNEEAEEAGELHEVPEPIFPTEVAEDLAKL; this is translated from the exons gcAAACTGCTTTTCTAAACTTGCAAAACCTCCCACCATATGCAAAGTTGTGGGGAAAAATGTGCTGGATGGACTTGGGCTTCCAACCCTCCAAGTGGAAATATTCTGCACCATTCAAAATTTTCCCAAG AACATATGTTCTGTGGTGATCGCAACTCACTTTGAAGCCCATGAGAACGCTTCACCTGAGCTAGTTGAAGCCGAGGAAGTGGAAAGGTTGGATGCTGTCAGCACCGCAGTGCAGTGGGTCAACGAAACTCTCACTGAGGAGCTCCAGGGCCTAGTGCCCTCCAGCCAGGCTGAGGTGGATCAGGTGCTCAG gacattctttgaaaataaagtacaagaagataaggagagaaaagaattggaaaagaaCCTAGAAGACTCAACAGCGCTTTCACCccagccgccgccgccaccacctcctcctccacctccatccAAGAAAAAAGGACAAAAGCAAG gaagGATGGAGACTTCTGCAGAAAAACCAATCATACCTGCAGAACCCCCTGAGCCTGTCCTCTGTGGCAGCATGGCCATAGGGGCTGTGTCACTGGCTGTTGCCAAAGCCAGTGCTGTGCTGGACAATAATCCTCTCTACCTGAACATTGCATTACTGAAGCACCACCAG GAACAGCCAGAAAAGCTAACTATACCTCTTCTGATGGTGTCGCTGGTCAGCTGTGGGAAgtcatcacctgggaagctgaatTTGATGAAAGAAGTGATCTGTATACCCCATCCTGGATTAACAGCTAAACAA TCCCCTCCTCCAAAGCCAGAGACAAAAAAAAGTCACGATGGAGGCAAAAGAGGCCAA CAGCAGATCACCGGCAAGATGTCCCATCTTGGCTGTTTAACCATTAATTACGACACTATAGAGCAGCCACTGCTCCTCATACAAGGAATCTGTGCGAACCTGGGGCTAGAATTGGGAACGAACCTGCATCTAGCCATCAACTGTGCCGCACATGAGCTGATGGACTAC AGTAAAGGAAAGTATGAAGTGATGATGGGGACCTACAAAAATGCAGCTGAGATGGTTGACCTGTATGTGGATCTGATCAACAAGTTCCCTTCAATTATTGCCTTAATTGATCCTTTCAGGAAGGAG GACTCTGAACAGTGGGACAGCATCTATAATGCTCTTGGTTCCAGGTGTTACATAATTGCAGGCACCGCGTCCAAAAGCATCTCTAAACTGCTAGAGGAGGGCAACATCAGCATCCTCAAATGCAGCGGGCTGATCATAAAACACATAAACCAAACTACGATGTCGGACTTGGTGGAAATAACCAATCTCATTGACG GTAAGAAGCTCATCGCTGTCTTTGGAAGCACAGAAGGAGAATCATCTGATGACAGCCTTGTCGATTTG GCTGTTGGACTTGGTGTCCGGTTTATCAAGTTGGGAGGTCTTTCTCGTGGCGAACGGGTGACCAAGTACAATCGCCTCTTTACTATAGAGGAAGAACTTGGCCAGAATGGAACACTGG GCTTCAATGAAGAACACACATTTTTCTCCTGGAATGAGGAAGCTGAAGAGGCTGGTGAGCTGCACGAGGTCCCTGAGCCCATCTTCCCCACAGAAGTTGCGGAGGATCTCGCCAAACTTTGA
- the ENO4 gene encoding enolase 4 isoform X4 — protein sequence MGEEGGGRSCGSTRELQKLKQQAMEYYRENDVPRRLEELLNSTFYLQPADVYGHLNICSVVIATHFEAHENASPELVEAEEVERLDAVSTAVQWVNETLTEELQGLVPSSQAEVDQVLRTFFENKVQEDKERKELEKNLEDSTALSPQPPPPPPPPPPPSKKKGQKQGRMETSAEKPIIPAEPPEPVLCGSMAIGAVSLAVAKASAVLDNNPLYLNIALLKHHQEQPEKLTIPLLMVSLVSCGKSSPGKLNLMKEVICIPHPGLTAKQGVEMLLEIQKHINKAIEMSPPPKPETKKSHDGGKRGQQQITGKMSHLGCLTINYDTIEQPLLLIQGICANLGLELGTNLHLAINCAAHELMDYSKGKYEVMMGTYKNAAEMVDLYVDLINKFPSIIALIDPFRKEDSEQWDSIYNALGSRCYIIAGTASKSISKLLEEGNISILKCSGLIIKHINQTTMSDLVEITNLIDGKKLIAVFGSTEGESSDDSLVDLAVGLGVRFIKLGGLSRGERVTKYNRLFTIEEELGQNGTLGFNEEHTFFSWNEEAEEAGELHEVPEPIFPTEVAEDLAKL from the exons AACATATGTTCTGTGGTGATCGCAACTCACTTTGAAGCCCATGAGAACGCTTCACCTGAGCTAGTTGAAGCCGAGGAAGTGGAAAGGTTGGATGCTGTCAGCACCGCAGTGCAGTGGGTCAACGAAACTCTCACTGAGGAGCTCCAGGGCCTAGTGCCCTCCAGCCAGGCTGAGGTGGATCAGGTGCTCAG gacattctttgaaaataaagtacaagaagataaggagagaaaagaattggaaaagaaCCTAGAAGACTCAACAGCGCTTTCACCccagccgccgccgccaccacctcctcctccacctccatccAAGAAAAAAGGACAAAAGCAAG gaagGATGGAGACTTCTGCAGAAAAACCAATCATACCTGCAGAACCCCCTGAGCCTGTCCTCTGTGGCAGCATGGCCATAGGGGCTGTGTCACTGGCTGTTGCCAAAGCCAGTGCTGTGCTGGACAATAATCCTCTCTACCTGAACATTGCATTACTGAAGCACCACCAG GAACAGCCAGAAAAGCTAACTATACCTCTTCTGATGGTGTCGCTGGTCAGCTGTGGGAAgtcatcacctgggaagctgaatTTGATGAAAGAAGTGATCTGTATACCCCATCCTGGATTAACAGCTAAACAA GGTGTAGAGATGCTTCTGGAAATTCAGAAACACATCAACAAAGCAATTGAAATG TCCCCTCCTCCAAAGCCAGAGACAAAAAAAAGTCACGATGGAGGCAAAAGAGGCCAA CAGCAGATCACCGGCAAGATGTCCCATCTTGGCTGTTTAACCATTAATTACGACACTATAGAGCAGCCACTGCTCCTCATACAAGGAATCTGTGCGAACCTGGGGCTAGAATTGGGAACGAACCTGCATCTAGCCATCAACTGTGCCGCACATGAGCTGATGGACTAC AGTAAAGGAAAGTATGAAGTGATGATGGGGACCTACAAAAATGCAGCTGAGATGGTTGACCTGTATGTGGATCTGATCAACAAGTTCCCTTCAATTATTGCCTTAATTGATCCTTTCAGGAAGGAG GACTCTGAACAGTGGGACAGCATCTATAATGCTCTTGGTTCCAGGTGTTACATAATTGCAGGCACCGCGTCCAAAAGCATCTCTAAACTGCTAGAGGAGGGCAACATCAGCATCCTCAAATGCAGCGGGCTGATCATAAAACACATAAACCAAACTACGATGTCGGACTTGGTGGAAATAACCAATCTCATTGACG GTAAGAAGCTCATCGCTGTCTTTGGAAGCACAGAAGGAGAATCATCTGATGACAGCCTTGTCGATTTG GCTGTTGGACTTGGTGTCCGGTTTATCAAGTTGGGAGGTCTTTCTCGTGGCGAACGGGTGACCAAGTACAATCGCCTCTTTACTATAGAGGAAGAACTTGGCCAGAATGGAACACTGG GCTTCAATGAAGAACACACATTTTTCTCCTGGAATGAGGAAGCTGAAGAGGCTGGTGAGCTGCACGAGGTCCCTGAGCCCATCTTCCCCACAGAAGTTGCGGAGGATCTCGCCAAACTTTGA